A window of the Pyrodictium abyssi genome harbors these coding sequences:
- a CDS encoding DUF4129 domain-containing protein, with the protein MYPEQGDARIQPAALLLLLLALAPLLQAPIHVVHAHAESVDLADQLRRILDQLYNNSIGYEKAARLYNSVASCSRPPVSEAASQAAKALESAAEGKATAQQVEEALLSYAAVVGRHLDALASCSSATVYQSLLLAFAVPTPAGLLPATAPTDAMRQAAAEIAYSIVRQLAGSEELASQASLIARVDPYAALLLAGLAGRVDQGYWASVNDNTTSTRGLCLVYSLAATDTVPQEAAAAALAAIAGASYAYGPGAVLAEAASALKSGDLFCYTAIVNLLDAMYRGYVEKLLPLYRLPGNYTPPPELLQAPRIGGIDALRLVAATASGEGLTPALARMGGGVVASPSGVAAVLRASGAPVPETPGENGYCLVFKTALKSLLEGTVAETQQAWSLAAAAASLCYAQTGSPQPLIALLLFQPFVEIDPWLVAEGAAKQARVAGDPGLQAYASKASSLLWSGRLDEAASLQPPSSPNSALVHSLLVAAVEGVKEGFNPLLVEVDNATAQQLLEAAGLPSPRDAVLAALDPARVMDDIARDNTTPPLERLGIFARAASLRPSSSGYLLDYAAVRAVSWLVVHMYPWLRGGEQLPPPGQQPEPGTLLSWALGYVTTAAPPQQEAPAAGQEPSAGGQTGGQPAATPESPASSTSNETSMTGPGSGAEAAKAAQEAEQLADQLEALAQEIKSSLGGQGQAEAVAGLLEQIAQSLREGDYASAVAASQQLLQMLNSGDTIPVSLLAMLAQSGVDPREAAQLLAMAASIRFSNTTVTIDLREASQLAETLSSIDLAQEGQTGLEKIAEIAADIGKAAAEAAGQATAGPQAGGGAGSEGAAELLEIKGLGDLAAKLYSILGGQPSGEPAGALDAIELTGPGGEGGESNATAGQEPPIPEPPRLPSLPGLPGLGDLAVVAAPLALAGIAMLAATRYRELAAAAARVRLARLERRLSRVPGAAQRPEETRRLVVEVFSQILRVYETVYAPRAASETHREYAAKLPGDERSRYTPAASVYEKAKFSSEPVSESDVEKLQKMLSEIRRALGAAGGSLAAAVAKLLGGRK; encoded by the coding sequence GTGTACCCAGAGCAGGGGGACGCTAGGATACAGCCAGCGGCTCTACTGCTGCTCCTGCTAGCGCTGGCCCCTCTACTGCAAGCGCCCATCCACGTGGTTCATGCCCATGCAGAGTCAGTGGACCTAGCTGACCAGCTCCGCCGCATACTAGACCAGCTCTACAACAACTCCATAGGCTACGAGAAGGCAGCTAGGCTCTACAACAGCGTGGCATCGTGCTCGCGGCCCCCCGTCTCCGAGGCGGCCTCGCAGGCCGCCAAGGCGCTAGAATCCGCGGCAGAGGGCAAGGCTACAGCACAGCAGGTAGAGGAGGCGCTGCTGAGCTACGCCGCGGTGGTGGGGAGGCACCTGGACGCGCTAGCCAGCTGCAGCTCGGCCACGGTCTACCAGAGCCTCCTGCTAGCCTTCGCGGTCCCGACGCCCGCAGGCCTCCTCCCGGCCACAGCTCCCACGGACGCGATGAGGCAGGCAGCGGCGGAGATAGCCTACAGTATAGTCCGCCAGCTCGCTGGCAGCGAGGAGCTAGCCAGCCAGGCATCACTCATAGCACGTGTAGACCCCTACGCGGCTCTGCTCCTAGCAGGGCTGGCTGGCAGAGTAGACCAGGGCTACTGGGCGTCCGTGAACGATAACACTACGAGCACGAGGGGGCTCTGCCTCGTCTACTCCCTCGCAGCGACAGACACGGTGCCCCAGGAAGCTGCAGCGGCGGCTCTAGCGGCGATAGCGGGGGCTAGCTACGCCTACGGCCCCGGCGCGGTGCTAGCGGAGGCAGCCAGCGCCCTCAAATCCGGGGACCTCTTCTGCTACACGGCTATCGTGAACCTGCTAGACGCCATGTACCGGGGCTACGTGGAGAAGCTGCTTCCCCTCTACAGGCTCCCCGGCAACTACACGCCTCCCCCGGAGCTGCTCCAGGCCCCCAGGATAGGCGGCATTGACGCGCTACGGCTAGTAGCGGCGACGGCCTCCGGGGAGGGGCTGACCCCGGCACTTGCCAGGATGGGTGGAGGAGTTGTAGCGAGCCCCTCGGGCGTAGCAGCTGTGCTGCGTGCATCCGGTGCACCGGTCCCCGAGACCCCCGGCGAGAACGGCTACTGCCTCGTCTTCAAGACAGCGTTGAAGAGCCTGCTCGAGGGCACTGTGGCGGAGACGCAGCAGGCCTGGAGCCTAGCGGCGGCAGCTGCGAGCCTATGCTACGCCCAGACCGGCTCCCCACAGCCCCTGATAGCCCTACTCCTCTTCCAGCCATTCGTCGAGATAGACCCCTGGCTCGTAGCAGAAGGCGCAGCCAAGCAGGCACGGGTAGCTGGCGACCCGGGGCTCCAGGCCTACGCATCCAAGGCTTCTAGCCTACTCTGGAGCGGTAGGCTAGACGAGGCAGCCTCGCTCCAGCCGCCCTCCTCGCCCAACAGCGCTCTCGTCCACAGCCTACTCGTAGCAGCGGTGGAGGGGGTCAAGGAGGGCTTCAACCCCCTACTAGTAGAGGTTGACAATGCCACAGCGCAGCAACTCCTAGAGGCGGCGGGGCTCCCGTCGCCCCGCGATGCCGTGCTCGCAGCACTCGACCCCGCTAGGGTCATGGACGACATAGCCAGGGATAACACCACGCCTCCCCTAGAGCGCCTCGGCATATTCGCCCGGGCGGCCTCACTACGCCCCAGCAGCAGCGGTTACCTGCTCGACTACGCGGCTGTACGCGCGGTATCGTGGCTCGTAGTGCACATGTACCCGTGGCTCCGCGGCGGCGAGCAGCTGCCGCCGCCCGGCCAGCAGCCGGAGCCGGGCACCCTGCTCTCCTGGGCCCTTGGCTACGTGACCACGGCAGCGCCCCCGCAGCAGGAGGCACCGGCAGCGGGGCAGGAGCCCAGCGCGGGGGGCCAGACAGGCGGCCAGCCGGCGGCAACGCCCGAGAGCCCGGCCAGCAGCACGTCCAACGAGACGAGCATGACAGGCCCGGGCAGCGGGGCCGAGGCGGCGAAGGCAGCCCAGGAGGCAGAGCAGCTCGCAGACCAGCTAGAAGCCCTCGCCCAGGAGATAAAGAGCAGCCTCGGCGGCCAGGGCCAGGCAGAAGCCGTTGCCGGGCTCCTAGAGCAGATAGCCCAGAGCCTGCGCGAGGGAGACTACGCCTCGGCCGTGGCTGCAAGCCAGCAGCTACTACAGATGCTCAACAGCGGGGACACAATCCCAGTGAGCCTCCTAGCCATGCTAGCCCAGAGCGGAGTAGATCCCCGCGAGGCAGCCCAGCTGCTCGCAATGGCGGCGAGTATACGCTTCAGCAACACCACGGTCACGATAGACCTAAGGGAGGCCAGCCAGCTAGCGGAAACACTCTCCAGTATAGACCTGGCCCAGGAAGGGCAGACCGGGCTAGAGAAGATCGCAGAGATAGCGGCGGACATAGGGAAAGCTGCCGCAGAGGCGGCCGGCCAAGCCACGGCCGGGCCACAGGCTGGAGGCGGCGCGGGGTCGGAGGGGGCGGCGGAGCTGCTCGAGATAAAGGGCCTAGGCGACCTAGCGGCCAAGCTATACAGCATACTCGGGGGACAGCCGTCAGGCGAACCAGCCGGGGCCCTGGACGCCATCGAGCTAACCGGCCCGGGCGGCGAGGGGGGCGAGAGCAACGCTACAGCCGGCCAGGAGCCGCCTATCCCGGAACCTCCCCGGCTCCCCAGTCTGCCGGGCCTCCCCGGGCTCGGCGACCTAGCTGTAGTTGCTGCCCCGCTAGCCCTGGCCGGTATAGCGATGCTAGCTGCTACCCGCTACCGTGAGCTAGCAGCTGCAGCAGCCAGAGTGCGGCTGGCTAGGCTAGAGCGCCGCCTATCCCGGGTGCCGGGGGCCGCGCAGCGGCCCGAGGAGACCCGGAGGCTGGTAGTAGAGGTGTTTAGCCAGATACTCCGCGTGTACGAGACCGTCTACGCGCCACGGGCGGCTAGCGAGACTCACCGCGAGTACGCGGCCAAGCTTCCCGGGGACGAGAGGAGCCGCTACACTCCGGCGGCCAGCGTCTACGAGAAGGCGAAGTTTAGCAGCGAGCCCGTGAGCGAGAGTGACGTGGAGAAGCTTCAGAAGATGCTGTCCGAGATAAGACGTGCACTAGGCGCTGCGGGCGGGAGCCTGGCGGCAGCGGTGGCGAAGCTACTGGGTGGCAGGAAGTGA
- a CDS encoding MoxR family ATPase has protein sequence MSTASPARLVAGLAEKVAREVSKVVYGLEDELKIILASLLVGGHVLLEGMPGVAKTTLAKALASSMRLEFRRIQFTPDLLPSDIIGTMIYDQRSGEFRLRRGPVFTNILLADEINRASPRTQSALLEAMQERQVTIEGNTLPLPEPFLVIATQNPIELEGTFPLPEAQIDRFLVKVSIPMPGREVLRRILRGLETIEKWPVEPVANRDEILEARRAIWRVEVSDPVVDYIIDLVEETHRHPDVRLGASPRAAIALQQLARALAAMEGRGYVIPDDVKTAARYVLVHRIILRPEAEAEGRRPEDVVESVLSSVRVPVP, from the coding sequence TTGAGTACAGCCTCGCCCGCTAGGCTTGTGGCCGGCCTCGCGGAGAAGGTGGCGCGGGAGGTATCAAAGGTAGTATACGGGCTAGAGGACGAGCTAAAGATAATACTGGCATCGCTGCTCGTCGGCGGCCATGTGCTCCTCGAAGGCATGCCCGGGGTAGCCAAGACGACGCTAGCCAAGGCCCTCGCATCCAGCATGAGGCTCGAGTTCCGGAGGATACAGTTCACTCCCGACCTGCTACCCAGCGACATAATAGGCACGATGATCTACGACCAGAGGAGCGGCGAGTTCAGGCTACGCCGCGGCCCGGTGTTCACCAACATCCTCCTCGCCGACGAGATTAACCGCGCCTCGCCCCGGACCCAGAGCGCGCTCCTAGAGGCGATGCAGGAGCGCCAGGTAACCATAGAGGGCAACACGCTCCCTCTGCCCGAGCCATTCCTGGTCATAGCCACGCAGAACCCCATAGAGCTCGAAGGGACGTTCCCGCTCCCCGAGGCCCAGATAGACAGGTTCCTCGTCAAGGTATCCATACCAATGCCGGGCCGGGAGGTTCTGCGCAGGATACTCCGAGGCCTAGAAACCATCGAGAAGTGGCCCGTAGAGCCCGTGGCGAACCGCGACGAGATACTGGAGGCCCGTAGAGCCATATGGCGCGTCGAGGTCAGCGACCCCGTAGTAGACTACATCATAGACCTCGTGGAGGAGACCCACCGCCACCCCGACGTGAGGCTAGGAGCCAGCCCCAGAGCAGCCATAGCACTGCAGCAGCTAGCCCGGGCCCTCGCAGCCATGGAGGGCAGGGGCTACGTCATACCAGACGACGTGAAGACCGCGGCCCGGTACGTCCTTGTACACCGTATAATCCTCCGGCCCGAGGCCGAGGCGGAGGGCCGCCGGCCCGAAGACGTGGTAGAGTCGGTACTGTCCAGCGTCCGCGTACCAGTACCGTAG
- a CDS encoding DUF58 domain-containing protein: MAEQSLFDRISELMAPVTPRGHAVLFLSASLLAAGLLAGPGRAPALMSAGLALLLLVIVEREVFLARAAALSRIDARWVIEHPLVEGRPSLVKLVLENRSLTPIEHLEVYDNPPRLFHWAGEAPPRAVVALPAMGVVEVSYTVVPVVGRHEWGGPLRLVAEDVLGFFRAERLVDQGLPVVNVQPRLLDVPRRRAALPTVLQPGGVAKLRRRGVGSEIMELREYTPDDDIRLVDWKASARAGRLMVKVFEQESVLRVAVVVDAHPSMFRGVLGETKIEYAARLAASIAEYLARRGDVYRVYLADPSGRMYSTPWLHGRGSGALARRFIAEKLSWPRSPGQAPEPRRRANAIVEALLSTLPRGKTIVFLVSDFGEDAGAAEAYTAALRRLQQLRHSVYVVFPLTTLFEARALRGIQAAVYRLLAYERIKAYKEITMLLRRHGLRVAAAGPSDLLSYLLERLERIRGVVA; encoded by the coding sequence TTGGCCGAACAGAGCCTCTTTGACAGGATAAGCGAGCTCATGGCCCCCGTGACGCCGCGCGGCCATGCCGTGCTCTTCCTGTCGGCGAGCCTTCTCGCGGCGGGGCTCCTGGCGGGGCCGGGGAGAGCCCCAGCCCTTATGTCTGCTGGGCTAGCGCTCCTGCTCCTCGTGATAGTAGAGCGCGAGGTGTTCCTAGCCCGTGCGGCAGCGCTCTCCCGTATCGACGCCAGGTGGGTGATCGAGCACCCGCTCGTAGAGGGGCGTCCCTCCCTCGTGAAGCTGGTGCTGGAGAACAGGTCGCTCACCCCTATAGAGCACCTGGAGGTGTACGACAACCCTCCACGCCTATTCCACTGGGCCGGCGAGGCCCCGCCGCGCGCAGTGGTAGCCCTCCCGGCCATGGGCGTGGTGGAGGTCAGCTACACGGTAGTGCCGGTCGTTGGGCGCCACGAGTGGGGAGGCCCCCTAAGGCTCGTAGCAGAGGATGTACTCGGCTTCTTCCGTGCCGAGAGGCTCGTAGACCAGGGGCTCCCCGTGGTGAACGTCCAGCCCCGGCTACTGGACGTGCCCCGGCGCCGCGCGGCTCTCCCCACGGTGCTCCAGCCTGGCGGTGTAGCGAAGCTGCGCCGCCGCGGCGTCGGCTCCGAGATAATGGAGCTACGCGAGTACACGCCCGACGACGATATACGCCTCGTCGACTGGAAGGCCTCGGCCCGCGCTGGCCGCCTAATGGTCAAGGTGTTTGAGCAGGAGTCAGTGCTCCGCGTAGCAGTGGTTGTGGACGCCCACCCATCGATGTTCCGTGGCGTGCTCGGCGAGACCAAGATAGAGTACGCGGCCCGCCTAGCAGCGTCTATCGCCGAGTACCTTGCCCGCCGCGGCGACGTCTACCGAGTCTACCTCGCCGACCCCAGCGGCCGGATGTACTCGACTCCGTGGCTCCACGGCCGCGGGAGCGGTGCGCTCGCCCGCCGCTTCATAGCCGAGAAGCTCTCGTGGCCCCGTAGCCCAGGGCAAGCCCCGGAGCCGCGGCGCCGCGCCAACGCGATAGTGGAGGCACTCCTGTCCACACTGCCCCGCGGCAAGACCATAGTGTTCCTAGTGAGCGACTTCGGCGAAGACGCCGGCGCGGCAGAGGCCTACACAGCAGCGCTCCGGAGACTCCAGCAGCTACGCCACAGCGTCTACGTAGTCTTCCCGCTCACGACGCTCTTCGAGGCCCGGGCGCTTAGGGGGATCCAGGCAGCGGTCTACAGGCTGCTAGCATACGAGAGGATAAAGGCCTACAAGGAGATAACCATGCTGTTGAGGAGACATGGTCTACGAGTAGCAGCGGCCGGACCAAGCGACCTACTCTCGTACCTCCTAGAGCGCCTAGAGAGGATACGAGGCGTGGTAGCTTGA
- a CDS encoding ABC transporter ATP-binding protein: MPAMLEVNNIEVVYHPYILVLKGISISVPEKSIVAVLGPNGAGKTTLLKAVSGLIKLDRGRVTKGYISYMGEHIENRDPEDVSRRGIVYVVEGRRIFKELTVEENIEAVAYAWRDRNPDPDLVYKYFPRLRVRRTTRAGYLSGGEQQMLAIGLALLARPRLLLLDEPSLGLAPKIVSEVYDSIRRLHEEEGMTILLAEQNARKALEIADHGYIIENGKIVLEGPAEKLREDKDVKEFYLGMRGAESGSYRRAKWYRRKKRWV, encoded by the coding sequence ATGCCGGCTATGCTGGAGGTCAACAACATAGAGGTGGTGTACCACCCCTACATACTCGTGCTTAAGGGTATCAGCATATCTGTGCCCGAGAAGAGTATAGTAGCCGTTCTTGGGCCCAATGGGGCCGGGAAGACTACGCTCCTCAAAGCGGTCTCCGGGCTCATAAAGCTCGACCGTGGCCGCGTCACCAAGGGCTATATCAGCTACATGGGTGAGCATATCGAGAACCGCGACCCCGAGGATGTCTCGCGGCGCGGCATAGTATACGTGGTGGAGGGCCGCCGTATATTCAAGGAGCTGACGGTCGAGGAGAATATCGAGGCTGTAGCCTACGCGTGGAGGGATAGAAACCCTGACCCGGACCTAGTCTACAAGTACTTCCCTCGGCTCCGTGTCCGGCGCACAACGCGGGCAGGCTACCTCAGTGGCGGCGAGCAGCAGATGCTAGCGATAGGGCTCGCCCTGCTAGCGAGGCCCCGGCTCCTCTTGCTGGACGAGCCTAGCCTCGGGCTAGCGCCGAAGATAGTCTCGGAGGTCTATGACTCCATCCGGAGGCTCCACGAGGAGGAGGGGATGACCATACTGCTGGCCGAGCAGAACGCGCGTAAGGCTCTGGAGATAGCCGACCACGGCTACATAATCGAGAACGGCAAGATAGTGCTGGAAGGGCCTGCGGAGAAGCTACGCGAGGACAAGGACGTTAAGGAGTTCTACCTCGGCATGAGGGGCGCGGAGTCGGGGAGCTATCGGCGCGCCAAGTGGTACCGGAGGAAGAAGCGCTGGGTCTAG